Within the Streptomyces sp. R41 genome, the region CGCACCCTCGGCGACCACACCTGGCACGAGAGCGCCGCCTGCCGCGCGACGACCCACCACCAGGTCGACCCGGACCTCTTCTTCCCCGAGCCGGACGAGATGGACCGCATTCGCGCAGCCAAGGCCCTGTGCGCGCAGTGCCCCGTCCGTGCCACCTGCCTCGACGCTGCCCTCGAAAACGGTGACCGCGACGGCATCCGGGGCGGCATGACCGAAGAGGAACGCGACCTGCTGCACCGCAAGTTCCAAAGCCGCCTCGACTACGCCCGCGTGAACGCAGTGCTGGCAGGTCGCGACATCCACCTCACCCAGGCGGAGCGCGAGGCCGTCGTCCGCGCCGCCTACCAGGCCGAGATGCCGGCCGAGCGGCTCGCCTGGCTG harbors:
- a CDS encoding WhiB family transcriptional regulator yields the protein MHSTENQMPRTLGDHTWHESAACRATTHHQVDPDLFFPEPDEMDRIRAAKALCAQCPVRATCLDAALENGDRDGIRGGMTEEERDLLHRKFQSRLDYARVNAVLAGRDIHLTQAEREAVVRAAYQAEMPAERLAWLLKVTEEHAEKLYRRTRREIRNRAVDQLKRTNKTEEKPKSRTKVLKAPAGETPARGDLGTAA